Proteins encoded by one window of Anaeromyxobacter sp.:
- a CDS encoding ABC transporter permease: MSAPAATAPAPLAPAAGRLRSLSTFLYRRGTLTLLLLLVPPLLWFGVVYLGSLLALVWQSSYTFDDFTMAVTPDLTWANYLALLDPANLDVVLRTVGMALAVTVACAVLAFPLAYYMARHASGGLKGFLYVAVMLPMWASYIVKAYAWTVILARGGVVYWFTGALGLTGALEWVLTLPVVGGSSLSTSTLGRFLVFTYVWLPFMILPTQAAIERVPENLLQASADLGARPDQTFRTVLLPLAFPGVVAGSIFTFSLTLGDYIIPQLVGPPGLFVGTMVYTLQGSVGNLPLAAAFTAVPIALVAAYLALARRLGAFDAL; the protein is encoded by the coding sequence ATGAGCGCGCCGGCCGCCACCGCGCCCGCGCCGCTGGCCCCCGCCGCCGGGAGGCTGCGGAGCCTCTCCACCTTCCTCTACCGGCGCGGCACCCTCACGCTCCTGCTGCTGCTGGTCCCGCCGCTGCTCTGGTTCGGGGTGGTCTACCTGGGGTCCCTGCTCGCGCTGGTCTGGCAGAGCAGCTACACCTTCGACGACTTCACCATGGCGGTGACGCCCGACCTCACCTGGGCCAACTACCTGGCGCTGCTCGACCCGGCCAACCTCGACGTGGTGCTGCGCACCGTGGGCATGGCGCTCGCGGTGACGGTGGCCTGCGCCGTGCTGGCCTTCCCGCTGGCCTACTACATGGCCCGCCACGCCAGCGGCGGCCTGAAGGGCTTCCTCTACGTGGCGGTCATGCTGCCCATGTGGGCCAGCTACATCGTCAAGGCCTACGCCTGGACCGTCATCCTGGCCCGGGGCGGGGTGGTCTACTGGTTCACCGGCGCACTGGGGCTGACCGGGGCGCTGGAGTGGGTGCTGACGCTGCCGGTGGTGGGCGGCTCCTCGCTCTCCACCTCCACGCTGGGCCGCTTCCTGGTCTTCACCTACGTCTGGCTGCCCTTCATGATCCTGCCCACCCAGGCGGCCATCGAGCGGGTCCCGGAGAACCTGCTGCAGGCCTCGGCCGACCTGGGGGCGCGCCCCGACCAGACCTTCCGCACCGTGCTCCTGCCGCTGGCCTTCCCGGGCGTGGTGGCCGGCTCCATCTTCACCTTCTCGCTCACCCTGGGTGACTACATCATCCCGCAGCTGGTGGGCCCGCCCGGGCTGTTCGTGGGCACCATGGTCTACACGCTGCAGGGCTCGGTGGGGAACCTCCCGCTGGCGGCGGCCTTCACCGCGGTGCCCATCGCGCTGGTGGCCGCCTACCTGGCGCTGGCGCGCCGGCTGGGAGCCTTCGATGCCCTCTGA
- a CDS encoding ABC transporter ATP-binding protein, producing the protein MSVAVELVEVSRRYGAVRAVDGVSLAIEDGEFFSMLGPSGSGKTTCLRLIAGFDLPSAGRILLHGQDASALPPYQRDVNTVFQDYALFPHLSVLDNVAYGLRVKGVDRASRERQAGAALEQVALGGFGDRRPGQLSGGQRQRVALARALVNKPRVLLLDEPLGALDLKLREQMQTELKGLQRRLGITFVYVTHDQGEALSMSDRVAVFNRGRLEQVDSPRNLYTRPRTVFVASFVGTANVLTGALARRLAGAEHPISIRPEHIRVGAPRDAEVGVRGRLVDVQYHGPVSRWAVEVEGATLSVSVPNPDGEGAAPPPEGSSVELAWATTAMTALEAAASPA; encoded by the coding sequence ATGAGCGTCGCCGTCGAGCTGGTCGAGGTGAGCCGCCGCTACGGCGCGGTGCGCGCCGTGGACGGCGTGTCGCTGGCCATCGAGGACGGCGAGTTCTTCTCCATGCTGGGCCCCTCCGGCTCCGGCAAGACCACCTGCCTGCGCCTCATCGCCGGCTTCGACCTGCCCAGCGCGGGGCGCATCCTGCTGCACGGCCAGGACGCCTCGGCGCTGCCGCCCTACCAGCGCGACGTCAACACCGTCTTCCAGGACTACGCCCTCTTCCCGCACCTCTCGGTGCTCGACAACGTGGCCTATGGGCTGCGGGTCAAGGGGGTGGACCGGGCCTCCCGGGAGCGTCAGGCCGGGGCGGCCCTGGAGCAGGTGGCGCTGGGCGGCTTCGGCGACCGCCGGCCCGGCCAGCTCTCCGGCGGGCAGCGGCAGCGGGTGGCGCTGGCGCGGGCGCTGGTCAACAAGCCGCGGGTGCTGCTGCTCGACGAGCCGCTCGGCGCCCTGGACCTCAAGCTGCGCGAGCAGATGCAGACCGAGCTGAAGGGGCTGCAGCGCCGCCTGGGCATCACCTTCGTGTACGTCACCCACGACCAGGGCGAGGCCCTGTCGATGTCCGACCGGGTGGCGGTCTTCAACCGGGGGCGGCTCGAGCAGGTGGACAGCCCCCGCAACCTCTACACCCGCCCGCGCACCGTCTTCGTGGCCAGCTTCGTGGGCACCGCCAACGTGCTCACCGGGGCGCTGGCGCGCCGCCTGGCCGGGGCGGAGCACCCCATCTCCATCCGGCCGGAGCACATCCGGGTGGGCGCCCCGCGGGACGCCGAGGTGGGGGTGCGCGGCCGGCTGGTGGACGTCCAGTACCACGGGCCGGTCAGCCGCTGGGCCGTGGAGGTGGAGGGCGCCACCCTCTCGGTGAGCGTGCCCAACCCGGACGGCGAGGGCGCCGCGCCGCCGCCCGAGGGCAGCAGCGTCGAGCTGGCCTGGGCCACCACCGCCATGACCGCCCTGGAGGCGGCCGCCTCGCCCGCATGA
- a CDS encoding ABC transporter substrate-binding protein translates to MNAQLTLVAAAVLAVAAPALAAPPTALGKPEGQLNIIAWPGYIERGESDKAYDWVTQFEKESGCKVNVKTAATSDEMVALMNKGGYDLVTASGDASLRLVFGKKVQPINPALIPSFKTVDDRLKGAPWYVVDGKQYGVPYQWGPNVLMYNTTVFKTPPTSWAVVFEAQALPDGKPNKGRVQAYDGPIYVADAALYLAKKRPELGIKDPYELNEKQYAAALEVLRAQKPLVHRYWHDATVQMSDFKNEGVVASGSWGYMVNALQGEKPAQPVASTIPVEGSTGWADTTMLHADAKNVTCAYRWMEWSLGGKVQSALGEWFGSVPVVPAACQVAAPGGTDVCKVNGFDRFAEVRFWKTPTAKCSQGTCVPYSKWVADYIAIMGGR, encoded by the coding sequence ATGAACGCTCAGCTCACCCTGGTCGCCGCCGCCGTGCTGGCGGTCGCCGCACCGGCCCTGGCCGCCCCGCCCACCGCGCTCGGCAAGCCCGAGGGCCAGCTCAACATCATCGCCTGGCCCGGCTACATCGAGCGCGGCGAGTCGGACAAGGCCTACGACTGGGTCACCCAGTTCGAGAAGGAGTCCGGCTGCAAGGTCAACGTCAAGACCGCCGCCACCTCCGACGAGATGGTCGCCCTCATGAACAAGGGCGGCTACGACCTGGTGACCGCCTCGGGCGACGCCAGCCTCCGGCTGGTGTTCGGCAAGAAGGTCCAGCCCATCAACCCGGCCCTCATCCCCTCCTTCAAGACCGTGGACGACCGGCTCAAGGGCGCGCCCTGGTACGTGGTGGACGGCAAGCAGTACGGGGTGCCCTACCAGTGGGGCCCGAACGTCCTCATGTACAACACCACCGTCTTCAAGACCCCGCCCACCAGCTGGGCGGTGGTGTTCGAGGCGCAGGCGCTGCCGGACGGCAAGCCGAACAAGGGGCGCGTCCAGGCCTACGACGGCCCCATCTACGTGGCCGACGCGGCGCTCTACCTGGCCAAGAAGCGGCCCGAGCTCGGCATCAAGGACCCCTACGAGCTGAACGAGAAGCAGTACGCCGCGGCCCTCGAGGTGCTGCGCGCCCAGAAGCCGCTGGTGCACCGCTACTGGCACGACGCCACCGTGCAGATGAGCGACTTCAAGAACGAGGGCGTGGTGGCCTCCGGCTCCTGGGGCTACATGGTGAACGCGCTGCAGGGCGAGAAGCCCGCCCAGCCGGTGGCCTCCACCATCCCGGTCGAGGGCTCCACCGGGTGGGCCGACACCACCATGCTGCACGCCGACGCCAAGAACGTGACCTGCGCCTACCGGTGGATGGAGTGGTCGCTCGGCGGCAAGGTGCAGTCGGCGCTGGGCGAGTGGTTCGGCTCGGTGCCGGTGGTGCCGGCGGCCTGCCAGGTGGCGGCGCCGGGCGGCACCGACGTCTGCAAGGTGAACGGCTTCGACCGCTTCGCCGAGGTCCGCTTCTGGAAGACCCCCACCGCCAAGTGCAGCCAGGGGACCTGCGTGCCCTACAGCAAGTGGGTCGCCGACTACATCGCCATCATGGGCGGCCGCTAG
- a CDS encoding sigma 54-interacting transcriptional regulator: protein MAQRADAASSLAAWLASAGLDADALATSFASGPARGLVVAGPDQVVRFAAGPAAALLGLTPGRPFAEAAPELAGPLSRALAGGEGEEAPLRRGETSLLARLSALGGAAGPAAALCLLEDGAARDELLRRMRAGEALAREQEAIFNSMSEGLWVSDADATVLRINPASARLNAIDPAHAVGRTMHQLVEEGVFDRSVTLEVLRTRRPVDMLQVRRGRKLVLTGTPVFDEAGQLIRVVVNERDVTEIDSLQRGLEEQEAIKDRFRDQMLEMQIEKVESRRVIAKSPAMQKALRQAIKVSAAESTVLILGESGVGKGLFADLIHKYSARAQRPLVKVNCGAIPESLVEAELFGYEKGAFTGAQAKGKAGYFEAAEGGTLFLDEIAELPLSSQVKLLRFLEDHRITRVGATASREVDVRILAATHRDLQEMVDQGRFRLDLFYRLNVIPLPIPPLRERPECILPVLRHYVDVYAARLGARRRLSRSAADALLAYRWPGNVRELMNLCERLVVMSDTEVIDATDLPPTVSAAAEAGAPPASWDDETTLEAALERTERVLLLRARQRYRSQADMARALGVNQSTVARKLKRYGIT from the coding sequence ATGGCTCAGCGCGCAGATGCTGCCTCCAGCCTTGCCGCCTGGCTCGCCTCCGCTGGCCTGGACGCAGACGCCCTGGCGACCTCGTTCGCCTCCGGCCCCGCCCGCGGGCTGGTGGTGGCCGGCCCGGACCAGGTCGTGCGGTTCGCCGCCGGCCCGGCCGCGGCGCTGCTCGGGCTCACCCCCGGCCGTCCCTTCGCCGAGGCCGCCCCGGAGCTGGCCGGGCCCCTCTCGCGCGCGCTGGCCGGCGGCGAGGGCGAGGAGGCCCCGCTGCGGCGCGGTGAGACCAGCCTGCTGGCCCGCCTCTCGGCGCTCGGCGGCGCCGCCGGCCCGGCCGCGGCCCTGTGCCTGCTGGAGGACGGCGCCGCGCGCGACGAGCTGCTCCGCCGCATGCGGGCCGGCGAGGCGCTGGCGCGCGAGCAGGAGGCCATCTTCAACTCGATGTCGGAGGGGCTGTGGGTCTCGGACGCCGACGCCACGGTGCTGCGCATCAACCCGGCCTCGGCGCGGCTCAACGCCATCGACCCGGCCCACGCGGTGGGGCGCACCATGCACCAGCTCGTGGAGGAGGGGGTCTTCGACCGCTCGGTCACCCTGGAGGTGCTGCGCACCCGCAGGCCGGTGGACATGCTGCAGGTGCGGCGGGGGCGCAAGCTGGTGCTGACCGGCACCCCGGTCTTCGACGAGGCCGGCCAGCTCATCCGGGTGGTGGTCAACGAGCGCGACGTCACCGAGATCGACTCGCTGCAGCGCGGCCTGGAGGAGCAGGAGGCCATCAAGGACCGCTTCCGCGACCAGATGCTGGAGATGCAGATCGAGAAGGTGGAGTCGCGCCGGGTCATCGCCAAGAGCCCGGCCATGCAGAAGGCGCTGCGCCAGGCCATCAAGGTGAGCGCCGCCGAGTCCACCGTGCTCATCCTGGGCGAGTCGGGGGTGGGCAAGGGGCTCTTCGCCGACCTGATCCACAAGTACTCGGCGCGGGCGCAGCGGCCGCTGGTCAAGGTGAACTGCGGCGCCATCCCCGAGTCGCTGGTGGAGGCCGAGCTCTTCGGCTACGAGAAGGGGGCCTTCACCGGCGCCCAGGCCAAGGGCAAGGCCGGGTACTTCGAGGCGGCCGAGGGCGGCACCCTCTTCCTCGACGAGATCGCCGAGCTCCCCCTCTCCTCCCAGGTGAAGCTGCTGCGCTTCCTGGAGGACCACCGCATCACCCGGGTGGGCGCCACCGCCAGCCGCGAGGTGGACGTGCGCATCCTGGCCGCCACCCACCGCGACCTGCAGGAGATGGTGGACCAGGGGCGCTTCCGCCTCGACCTCTTCTACCGGCTCAACGTCATCCCCCTGCCCATCCCGCCGCTGCGCGAGCGGCCCGAGTGCATCCTGCCGGTGCTGCGCCACTACGTGGACGTGTACGCGGCGCGGCTGGGGGCGCGGCGCCGCCTCTCGCGGTCGGCCGCCGACGCCCTGCTGGCCTACCGCTGGCCGGGCAACGTGCGCGAGCTGATGAACCTGTGCGAGCGGCTGGTGGTGATGAGCGACACCGAGGTGATCGACGCCACCGACCTGCCCCCCACCGTGTCGGCGGCCGCCGAGGCCGGCGCCCCGCCGGCCAGCTGGGACGACGAGACCACCCTGGAGGCCGCCTTGGAGCGGACCGAGCGGGTCCTGCTGCTGCGGGCCCGGCAGCGCTACCGCAGCCAGGCCGACATGGCGCGCGCGCTGGGGGTGAACCAGTCCACGGTGGCGCGCAAGCTGAAGCGGTACGGGATCACCTGA
- the gabD gene encoding NADP-dependent succinate-semialdehyde dehydrogenase — MATTVPLKDEFLLRQRCYVRGAWIDAADGRTIAVKNPASGALIGTVPRLGTEGARAAIQAADDALPAWRARTAKERSAILRRWFDLIMANQEDLATLMTAEQGKPMAESRGEIAYSASFIEWFAEEAKRVYGDTIPGHQADKRILVLKQPVGVVAAITPWNFPSAMITRKAGPALAAGCTVVLKPASATPFSALALAELGERAGLPPGVFNVITGDSGAIGAELTGNPLVRKLTFTGSTEIGKQLTAQCAATMKKVSMELGGNAPFIVFDDADLDAAVVGAIQSKYRNSGQTCVCTNRILVQAGVYDLFARKLAEAVGRLTVGDGLKAETQQGPLIDEGAVRKVEEHIADAVAKGATVVTGGARHALGGTFFQPTVLTGATREMMVSREETFGPLAPLYRFETEAEAVQLANDTEFGLASYFYTRDLARAWRVSEQLEYGMVGLNTGLISTEIAPFGGVKESGTGREGSKYGIEDYLEIKYVCIGGIT, encoded by the coding sequence ATGGCCACCACCGTTCCCCTGAAGGACGAGTTCCTCCTCCGCCAGCGCTGCTACGTCCGCGGCGCCTGGATCGACGCCGCCGACGGCCGCACCATCGCCGTGAAGAACCCCGCCAGCGGCGCCCTCATCGGCACGGTGCCGCGCCTGGGCACCGAGGGGGCCCGCGCCGCCATCCAGGCCGCCGACGACGCCCTGCCCGCCTGGCGCGCCCGGACGGCCAAGGAGCGCTCCGCCATCCTGCGCCGCTGGTTCGACCTCATCATGGCCAACCAGGAGGACCTGGCCACCCTGATGACCGCCGAGCAGGGCAAGCCCATGGCGGAGTCGCGCGGCGAGATCGCCTACTCGGCCTCCTTCATCGAGTGGTTCGCCGAGGAGGCCAAGCGGGTCTACGGCGACACCATCCCCGGCCACCAGGCCGACAAGCGCATCCTGGTGCTGAAGCAGCCGGTCGGCGTGGTGGCGGCCATCACCCCGTGGAACTTCCCGTCGGCCATGATCACCCGCAAGGCCGGCCCGGCGCTGGCGGCCGGCTGCACGGTGGTGCTCAAGCCGGCCTCGGCCACCCCCTTCTCGGCGCTGGCGCTGGCGGAGCTGGGCGAGCGGGCCGGCCTGCCCCCGGGGGTCTTCAACGTCATCACCGGCGACTCGGGGGCCATCGGCGCCGAGCTGACCGGCAACCCCCTGGTGCGCAAGCTGACCTTCACCGGCTCCACCGAGATCGGCAAGCAGCTGACCGCCCAGTGCGCCGCCACCATGAAGAAGGTCTCGATGGAGCTGGGCGGCAACGCCCCCTTCATCGTCTTCGACGACGCCGACCTGGACGCCGCGGTGGTGGGCGCCATCCAGTCGAAGTACCGCAACTCCGGCCAGACCTGCGTCTGCACCAACCGCATCCTGGTGCAGGCCGGGGTCTACGACCTGTTCGCCCGCAAGCTGGCCGAGGCGGTGGGCCGGCTCACGGTGGGCGACGGCCTCAAGGCCGAGACCCAGCAGGGGCCGCTCATCGACGAGGGGGCGGTGCGCAAGGTGGAGGAGCACATCGCCGACGCGGTGGCCAAGGGGGCCACGGTGGTCACCGGCGGGGCGCGCCACGCCCTGGGCGGCACCTTCTTCCAGCCCACCGTCCTCACCGGCGCCACCCGCGAGATGATGGTGTCGCGCGAGGAGACCTTCGGGCCGCTGGCGCCGCTCTACCGCTTCGAGACCGAGGCCGAGGCGGTGCAGCTGGCCAACGACACCGAGTTCGGCCTGGCATCCTACTTCTACACACGTGACCTGGCGCGGGCCTGGCGGGTCTCGGAGCAGCTCGAGTACGGAATGGTGGGACTCAACACCGGGCTGATCTCCACGGAGATCGCGCCCTTCGGCGGCGTCAAGGAGTCGGGTACCGGACGGGAGGGCTCCAAGTACGGCATCGAGGATTACCTGGAGATCAAGTACGTCTGTATCGGCGGGATCACCTGA